TTGGTTGTTCATCGTCATCCTCCCATCCACACCAAGATGTCGGTTTTTTAACGACGGGTTGACTCTCTTTTTGTAATCGTTTCTGAATTCCATGTTATCATTCCACTGGTGCATAAATTTTTCAACCTGTTTGTAATGGaaatattagttttcataaGTTCTCAAAATCCTAAAACTGTTTATGAACAAGGAGAGCTATAGCTAATGTAACAATGAATATCATGGAGAGTTTAATTATAACATCCTTTCcctaaaaagaacaaagaaacaataaacaagGGATATTGGAATAACCTGTGTTTGAGATACTTCTTGAACTGctgcaatgtctttctttttaacaagTGCTTCAACTTTCTTCATGAGGGAACGGTATTGGTAGTAGGAAGCATTCTTTACAcgaaaaaaaaccaaaaacattgATAAATTAGTTCAAACTCAACTTACATCATGAGAAATCAGCAAATAATTATGCAATTCAGGATATGGTGATCTAAATCAATGACTACactgaaaataaaaagcagaattttcatttctatcaGTAGATATAACTTATAAAACAACCTGATATATgcattatttatctttttcaaacaaaatttctcgTTTATTCACATGCTCGGTAGACAGGGCCAGGTTTCTATACTTGATGTAGCATGATTTAAGTGCAAAATTAGAGTTCATAAGTTTCCAATTATCATTTATACCTCTTCCCCATACTGCTTCTTCAGTCTAAGAATGGTTGTGTATGCGTCATCTTTTTTGCGATTTGCATCTGTGAAGAGCTTTTGTAGAGAACGTATATCTTTTTCTACCTTCTCGAGTTCTAAATTTACCTTCCGAATTTCGGTTATTGTTTTCCTTTGTCTTTCCCTTGGTTGAATTGAACTGTTGTTGAGCATCTCTATCTGCAACATTCAACAtcacaaattttttagttatagTTGTAtgccagaaaaaaaaaaaaaatctacattttatttttggttctTACTTCTTCTTGAATGGACTTTTTTGAGCTTAGAGAGTTCCACAATTTTCCATTCACTACGGCATTAGCAATGGCTTTCTCCATAATAACTTCATGATGTTTTATGCCTTTGAGAATGGCTTGTTTACGAGCATTTTCATCGGATTCTGTACGCCCCATGTAGTTGGTGGGAAATTGTCCTCGCAAGCGCTGAATCTGTTCATGAGAACCAAGAAACTTAAGAAAGAACATAATTCATGTACTAAAGATCAAAGGATAAAAAACGAGAAGTAGAATTGAATATTCTATTAATGCTCAAGGTTTAATATTACAGGAGCATGAAGTTCATCTAATGTGATGCCCCCATCCTTCCCTTGGCTTGCATTGACTTCCCTTAATAGCTTTCTCTCATCAGCCATGTTTTTACAGCCATGTAGCATCAAGAAATGCAGTTTCTGCTCACATGATAAATCTATTACATAAGACAAACAAGATCGAGAGCGTCACAGAAATGCACGAGAAAGAGTTCAATTGACAATACTTGCTTATCGACTTCCCCTGACGACAAGCACGAGTTGACCGGCTTTCCTTTATATGCGTTGTTTGCAAAGGTCAGTTTGTCTAGTGATAGATGCAGGATGTCCAATCTCTCCTTATGCCATTTTATGGTGAGTTCATAATAATCATACTTCTTCATCCAGCTCAATTTTGAGCGCACCGCGTCGCGATCCATCTACAAACAGAATTCACTAAATTCAATGTGTTTTATACCACTATCAGTTCATAAAGGAAATCCGATTTTTGTCCAATGAATGAAAAGTTACAATCTTCCATTGTTGAGGGCTCACATGGGCTAGTGCCAACCAGCTGGAGAGTTGAGTAAAACGTTCTGAAAAGAAAGGCTATGGTTTATTTTTCACATACCATCTTTTCCCGTATCTTTGTGGCTAGCAGAACTTGGTCTCGATTCGTCTTGTCAATCATCTCTTCAGCCTTCTTGATCATGGCATCCAAATTTGGGTTCTCAAGTGGCAAAAccttcacaaaataaaaatgtcgAACAACTCCAACAGGCATTTCATCATCAGAACAATCTATTATCCCCTCTTCACCAATTACTTCCGATCCTTCTTGTTCTTCCACCATATTCTTCTCTCTACAATTGAATTGATCACCTTCTTCCATGGTGCTTTTCTTTGCCTAATGCAGAAACATACttcaaactaaatataaaaaaacctTTCAAAAACACTGAAAGAAATTGCACCCAGTTCATAACTAAAGCATCGGGCTCTAGTTTTGTGTgtaaactaaaactaattcaCATTACAGTGGCAATGTCAAAGCTTCataactaaagaaaaattcaaacttaagGATGAAAAACAGACCAAGAAAAATAGACAAGGGGTTTGATATAcctcaaaatcaaaacaatggGTGTCTGAACTTGGTGCTGTGAATGGGAGAAGATGGTAGCCTTGATCAGATTCCATGGAACCaccatttgaatgatttttatAGAACAATGGGAAGTGGATTTGTTAGCTCAGAATTGAGCACTTGCTCCCCACGCCaagtttgtatttaaaatatttgtaaattcaaGTCAACTGTTTGTTGGATTTATATATAGTGATCATGTTCAACCCTTTTCACAAATGATTAAAAGATTCTCTTAAATGTTTGAATGAGGCTAAATTATTGTccatatgataaaaaaaaaaaatcagaaaacCAAGCTCAAATCACAGAGACTGAATTGAGTTTCCTCTACTTCATTCTACAACTTTGGCGTTAATAAAATAAGGGTtgatttatcaaaatattagttGGTTCCTTCAAATGTAACACAACTATCTCTTGTCGTTGGCATTCACCCGAATCAATTAGATAGAAGCTAAACTGTGACACACATCGAATCTAAGTCTGCATGGGACAGAGAATATGTGAATTTTAGAGAGGAGTATGAGAAATATTGGGAGAATTACATCAGTAATTTCTCAACCTTCTTAcaacatgatttttttttttaatataatatttcatatagaattgattaaataataaatattaatcacAAGACTTTATTCCATAAATCTATGAATTTTTTAGtcttagaaaataataataaatgaaactaCATGAAAGTGAGATTTCATCACCTATCTAGTTTTAGGGTGGGTTTGAAATACATTCTTAActatttaaatgtaaaaaaaatatttgataaccgctcaaaataaataaaacaattttcgaACGGGGGTTTGCAAGTTGTTAGTTACTGTTTTGTaatgaatattttctttgaaaaaaaattcatcaaaagaGATAGTCttctttaaaaacatttttttcttaagtcaaTCCAAATAGATCGAAAAGAAATCTAATCTTTAGGTTAAAGAACTTCTctaaataagtttaaattttgtatttttttctttaaaacaaaaaccagttaaaattcaatttagttatattatcAAAATGAACTTAGCTCAATATCCCTTCTatgcaattattgtactaaaaatcaatttagttATGTTGTAAAagttaattctttttcattgtcaCGGTAGCTATGTTCAAGAAAGTTTATTGTTGCTTCcgaacaaaaaaattgagtacATTACAACTTCGAATCAGTACacattgatatttttgaataaTACTTACAGAAATGGAAACATTTGAGCAACaaataaccaaacaaaatcttcAAGCATATGTAATATGTGCAAGTgaacaataaattttacaagGACACAAGCTGAGAAATTTTGTTGACatgtatatactttttaatctATGAGAGCTAGAACTTGACTAATCTCATCAGACAACCACTTGACGCTACTATATTTGGTTACCAAAGAAACTCATACGTTACATCTTTAGTCAACCATGATTTAAATCAATGACCTTCCACATCTTTCATCAACCATTGCAATCTAGTTAAGGAAAGCACCTCTTTTAACAAAGACATCGACTCTCTGTTCCTAATCACTTTTGAAATCTGAGGCAATTGTTATGTTGTATAACCTTTTCAACCTGTTTGTTAGAGGgcgaaagaaaaaagaagagtcaGTTCTCAAGCTCTTAGAACTCAAGTTGTAATAGCATGTGCAAGCTAATGAAAAACCTGTGCTCGAAATAATTCTTGAAGTGCTGCAATGCTTTCTTCTCAGCAAgttcttcaactttctttgGGAGAGGAACCAGCGTTCTTAACATATAAAATACCACAGAATATATCAGATCTCTAGTTTAAGAAAAGCTAACAAAATATTACTACGGTTTTTGGATCTTGGATATTAAGTCTCTCCCACttagtttctttgtttttattacctacttttcaaaaattcttttaaaattggtcaagttttgaaaaacagaagaaacggttcttaaaaactttgtttttgatTTGACTAAAAAACCACATGTTACTTccagaaatttgaaaattatagtaggaaatatgaataaacaaacataagtttcaaaaataaaaaactaaaaactaaattaactTATTTAATCAACTGCACAATGATTACAATCAAGCACTAactatgaaaaaagaaagaatcttGGTGTCTAACAGACATAAGATATCATAACAATGTCACAACACaaacctttcttcttttcgaCAAAAATTTTCACTTACTTCGCAGTACTTTGCAAGTGAAGAGAGGAACAAAGGCATACTTCtaaactttcttttaattatttggttcaacAAGCAAATGGTAGAAGATCAAAATTGAACTTTCGATTGGTAATTAATGCCTTAATCCACTAAGCTATGCTCGGATTGGTTACCGACTTATAATTTGATGAACGAACTGAGtgcaaatttaatataactaAGCAATAAAATATTCAGTTTGTATGTGATCAGTTTATCATATATACCTCCTCTTCGTATTGCTTCTTCAGCTTAAGAATGATGCTGTATGCCGCGCCCTTTTTTCGATTGGTATCTTTCAAGCGTTTCTGCAGAGAACTTATATCCTTTTCTATCTtctccaactttttttttaactttataattttgat
This DNA window, taken from Cucumis sativus cultivar 9930 chromosome 6, Cucumber_9930_V3, whole genome shotgun sequence, encodes the following:
- the LOC101202762 gene encoding proton pump-interactor BIP131, producing the protein MESDQGYHLLPFTAPSSDTHCFDFEAKKSTMEEGDQFNCREKNMVEEQEGSEVIGEEGIIDCSDDEMPVGVVRHFYFVKVLPLENPNLDAMIKKAEEMIDKTNRDQVLLATKIREKMMDRDAVRSKLSWMKKYDYYELTIKWHKERLDILHLSLDKLTFANNAYKGKPVNSCLSSGEVDKQKLHFLMLHGCKNMADERKLLREVNASQGKDGGITLDELHAPIQRLRGQFPTNYMGRTESDENARKQAILKGIKHHEVIMEKAIANAVVNGKLWNSLSSKKSIQEEIEMLNNSSIQPRERQRKTITEIRKVNLELEKVEKDIRSLQKLFTDANRKKDDAYTTILRLKKQYGEENASYYQYRSLMKKVEALVKKKDIAAVQEVSQTQVEKFMHQWNDNMEFRNDYKKRVNPSLKNRHLGVDGRMTMNNQKPEVEDTRKIIKPDTLSKTRLKWLMKDSEDPFELLS